In Rhodospirillum rubrum ATCC 11170, a genomic segment contains:
- a CDS encoding proton-conducting transporter membrane subunit gives MSAAPALSLAWILATPLAATLVIALNAKRPRLGEAIGVIAALLTFAQVAALTPTVLAGGRPTLVMLSVMDTIPLVFTLDPLGLLFALVAAALWIPAGLYSIAYLRANHEAHQPRFHAYFALAIACTLGIALAGNLFTLFLFYEALTLSTYPLITHQGTAQAVRAGRIYMGMLLVPSIGLLLVAIILTHSLAGRMDFQPGGILAGRIDGPLVGLLLALFVFGTAKAALMPFHRWLPAAMVAPTPVSALLHAVAVVKAGVFTIAKVVISIFGIDLLAASSWTGWLTWVAGISVILASLIALRQDNLKRRLAYSTISQLAYVVMALSLFSPLGVLAAGLHIVVHAFGKITLFFAAGAIHTATHKDSVSQFAGIGRAMPWTMGAFAVASLSMIGLPPTAGFLSKWGIFSAAFQGQTWGVVAVLIASTVLNAAYFLPILHTAFLKPPPGEAGAKIAEAPPLMVAALCLTAFGTLALFFLPGLPFTLARQLAGVGP, from the coding sequence ATGAGCGCCGCCCCCGCCCTGTCGCTGGCCTGGATCCTTGCCACGCCGCTGGCCGCCACCCTGGTGATCGCCTTGAACGCCAAGCGCCCGCGCCTGGGCGAGGCCATCGGCGTGATCGCCGCCCTGCTTACCTTTGCCCAGGTCGCCGCCTTGACCCCGACGGTTCTGGCCGGCGGGCGCCCGACGCTGGTGATGCTTTCGGTGATGGACACCATTCCCCTTGTCTTCACCCTTGATCCGCTCGGCCTGCTGTTCGCCCTGGTCGCCGCCGCCCTGTGGATTCCCGCCGGGCTCTATTCCATCGCTTATCTGCGGGCCAACCACGAGGCCCATCAACCGCGCTTCCATGCCTATTTCGCCTTGGCCATCGCCTGCACCCTGGGCATCGCCCTGGCGGGCAACCTGTTCACGCTGTTCTTGTTTTACGAGGCGCTGACGCTTTCGACCTATCCGCTGATCACCCATCAGGGCACGGCCCAGGCCGTGCGCGCCGGGCGGATCTATATGGGAATGCTGCTCGTCCCCTCGATCGGTCTGCTGCTGGTTGCCATCATCCTGACCCATAGCTTGGCCGGACGGATGGATTTCCAGCCCGGCGGCATCCTGGCCGGGCGGATCGATGGCCCGCTGGTCGGCCTGTTGTTGGCCTTGTTCGTTTTCGGCACGGCCAAGGCCGCCCTGATGCCGTTCCACCGCTGGCTGCCCGCCGCCATGGTGGCCCCCACCCCGGTCAGCGCCCTGCTGCACGCGGTGGCGGTGGTCAAGGCCGGGGTTTTCACCATCGCCAAGGTAGTGATCTCGATCTTCGGCATCGACCTGCTGGCGGCCAGTTCCTGGACCGGCTGGCTGACCTGGGTGGCCGGGATCAGCGTCATCCTGGCGTCGCTCATCGCCCTGCGTCAGGACAATCTGAAACGGCGGCTGGCCTATTCGACGATCAGCCAATTGGCCTATGTGGTGATGGCGCTGTCGCTGTTCTCGCCGCTCGGCGTGCTGGCCGCTGGCCTGCATATCGTCGTCCACGCCTTTGGCAAGATCACCTTGTTCTTCGCCGCCGGGGCCATCCACACCGCCACCCATAAGGACAGCGTTAGCCAGTTCGCCGGCATCGGCCGCGCCATGCCCTGGACCATGGGCGCCTTCGCCGTCGCCAGCCTGTCGATGATCGGCCTGCCGCCGACCGCCGGTTTCCTGTCGAAATGGGGGATCTTCTCGGCCGCCTTCCAGGGGCAGACCTGGGGGGTGGTCGCCGTGCTGATCGCCTCGACGGTGCTTAACGCCGCCTATTTCCTGCCGATCCTGCATACGGCCTTTCTCAAGCCCCCGCCGGGCGAAGCCGGAGCCAAGATCGCCGAGGCTCCGCCGCTGATGGTGGCGGCGCTGTGTTTGACGGCCTTTGGCA
- a CDS encoding monovalent cation/H+ antiporter subunit D family protein — translation MIPTHLPILQVVVPLMAAPVCILLRRPGLCWAWALLIALTTLTMAVGLLAGVLTHGPSAYHLGDWSPPWGIELHVDLLSALVLVLVTATASLVIVYARASFAAEIDPGHHTLAYCLFLLCLTGLLGMAITGDAFNLFVFLEISSLSSYALVALGRDRRALYAAYHYLILGTVGATFYVIGIGFLYMMTGTLNMNDLAQRLPAVAHSRTAVAGVVFLGVGLSLKLALFPLHKWLPAAYSYAPSAVGAFLAATSTKVAFYVMVRLFLGVLAPAFSANLLPGPVSAREMVMVLALAAILSGSFSAIFQSDAKRLLAYSSVSQIGVMVLGLSLFSLDGVAGGLVHMLNHALIKASLFMALGCVFLRIGSVEIADMAGIGRRMPWTMAAFVIGGLSLIGIPGTAGFISKWQLAQSAIAEGWWLAVAALIASSLLAVVYVGKVIEAAYFRPSPAESPSGAPSAPQEAPAMMLAPLWIAALANIGFGLNTTWTLGLAKRAASALMGLPS, via the coding sequence ATGATACCCACCCATCTGCCGATCTTGCAGGTCGTCGTGCCGCTGATGGCGGCGCCGGTGTGCATCCTGCTGCGCCGCCCCGGTTTGTGCTGGGCCTGGGCGCTGCTGATCGCCTTGACCACCTTGACGATGGCGGTTGGCCTGCTGGCCGGGGTTTTGACCCACGGGCCCAGCGCCTATCACCTTGGCGATTGGTCGCCGCCCTGGGGGATCGAACTGCATGTCGATCTGCTGAGCGCACTGGTTCTGGTTCTGGTCACCGCCACCGCCAGTTTGGTGATCGTTTATGCCCGCGCCAGTTTCGCCGCGGAAATCGACCCCGGCCACCATACCCTGGCCTATTGCCTGTTCTTGCTCTGCCTGACCGGGCTTTTGGGCATGGCGATCACCGGCGACGCCTTCAACTTGTTCGTTTTCCTTGAGATATCAAGCCTGTCGTCCTATGCCCTGGTCGCCCTCGGCCGCGATCGCCGGGCCCTTTACGCTGCCTATCATTATCTGATCCTGGGCACGGTGGGGGCGACCTTCTACGTCATCGGCATCGGCTTTTTGTACATGATGACCGGCACGCTCAACATGAACGATCTCGCCCAAAGATTGCCCGCCGTCGCCCATAGCCGCACGGCGGTGGCCGGGGTGGTGTTCTTAGGGGTCGGGCTGTCGCTGAAGTTGGCGCTGTTTCCGCTGCATAAATGGCTTCCCGCCGCCTACAGCTATGCGCCAAGCGCCGTTGGCGCCTTTCTGGCGGCGACGTCGACCAAGGTCGCCTTTTATGTCATGGTCCGGCTGTTTCTGGGCGTGCTGGCCCCGGCTTTTTCGGCCAACCTGCTGCCCGGCCCGGTCAGTGCGCGCGAGATGGTGATGGTTCTGGCGCTGGCAGCCATCCTCAGCGGGTCGTTCAGCGCCATTTTCCAAAGCGACGCCAAACGTTTGCTGGCCTATTCCTCGGTCTCGCAAATTGGCGTCATGGTGCTTGGCCTTAGCCTGTTCAGCCTTGATGGCGTCGCCGGCGGCCTTGTTCATATGCTCAACCACGCCCTGATCAAGGCCAGCTTGTTCATGGCCCTGGGCTGCGTCTTCCTGCGCATCGGCTCGGTCGAGATCGCCGATATGGCCGGCATCGGCCGGCGCATGCCGTGGACGATGGCCGCCTTCGTCATCGGCGGGCTGTCGCTGATCGGCATCCCCGGCACCGCCGGCTTCATCAGCAAATGGCAGCTGGCGCAGAGCGCCATCGCCGAGGGCTGGTGGCTGGCGGTCGCCGCCCTGATCGCCAGTTCCCTGCTGGCGGTCGTCTATGTCGGCAAGGTGATCGAGGCCGCCTATTTCCGCCCCTCGCCCGCCGAGTCCCCCTCTGGCGCCCCCTCTGCCCCCCAAGAGGCGCCGGCCATGATGCTGGCGCCCCTGTGGATCGCCGCCCTGGCCAATATCGGCTTTGGCCTGAACACCACCTGGACCCTGGGGCTGGCCAAACGCGCGGCGTCGGCCCTGATGGGACTCCCCTCATGA
- a CDS encoding cation:proton antiporter subunit C, which produces MWNEIASHYNYWLFIVLMMIGLYGVIARGNLVKKIIGLNIFQASTIMLYVSMGKIEGGTAPILDADFSLYSNPLPSVLMLTAIVVGVATTALGLALVVRIKEAFGTIEEDEIGQSLTGMGR; this is translated from the coding sequence ATGTGGAATGAGATCGCAAGCCACTATAACTATTGGCTTTTTATTGTTTTGATGATGATCGGCCTCTATGGGGTCATCGCCCGGGGCAATCTGGTCAAGAAGATCATCGGGCTGAACATCTTCCAGGCCTCGACGATCATGCTCTATGTCTCGATGGGCAAGATCGAAGGTGGTACGGCGCCGATCCTCGATGCGGATTTCTCGCTTTATTCCAATCCCTTGCCAAGCGTGCTGATGCTGACGGCCATCGTCGTCGGCGTCGCCACCACCGCCCTCGGGCTGGCCCTGGTGGTGCGCATCAAGGAAGCCTTCGGCACCATCGAGGAAGACGAGATCGGCCAGAGCCTCACCGGGATGGGCCGATGA
- a CDS encoding Na(+)/H(+) antiporter subunit B codes for MMRRNSILRTTAKILIPPILLFALYVQFHGDYGPGGGFQAGVLFAVALILYGLIYGLEALRAVVPPALVLSLAALGVLIYAGVGVAALLAGGSFLDYGVLAHDRVHGQHLGILLVELGVGMTVCSVMVALFLSFAGRGR; via the coding sequence ATGATGCGCCGGAATTCCATTCTGCGGACCACGGCCAAGATCCTTATCCCGCCGATCCTGCTGTTTGCGCTGTATGTCCAGTTCCATGGGGATTACGGCCCCGGCGGCGGCTTCCAGGCCGGCGTGCTGTTCGCCGTCGCCCTCATCCTCTATGGCCTGATTTATGGGCTGGAGGCCCTGCGCGCCGTCGTGCCGCCGGCCCTGGTGCTGTCGCTGGCTGCCCTCGGCGTTTTGATCTATGCCGGGGTGGGCGTCGCCGCCTTGCTGGCCGGCGGCTCCTTCCTTGATTACGGGGTGCTCGCCCACGACCGGGTCCATGGCCAGCATCTGGGGATCTTGCTGGTCGAACTGGGCGTGGGGATGACCGTCTGTTCGGTGATGGTCGCCCTTTTCCTTAGTTTCGCGGGGCGCGGCCGATAA
- a CDS encoding DUF4040 domain-containing protein, whose translation MIDDPGLWIDIAMFACLAATALAMLKGRDLFPVAMLSGIFSLLSAGIFTLLDAVDVAFTEASVGAGITTVLFLGTISLVGNREKPVRRANWPALVTVLLTGAMLIWATLDMPAFGDPAAPIHHHVADHYIAESGREIGMPNIVTSVLASYRGFDTLGETTVIFTAGMAVVVLLGGAPLLAPFRRKRKEAPPPKTAPGGE comes from the coding sequence ATGATCGACGACCCGGGGTTATGGATCGATATCGCGATGTTCGCCTGTTTGGCCGCCACGGCGCTGGCCATGCTCAAGGGCCGCGATCTGTTTCCCGTCGCCATGCTCTCGGGGATTTTCAGCCTGTTGTCGGCGGGGATCTTCACCCTGCTCGACGCCGTGGATGTCGCCTTCACCGAGGCCTCGGTCGGCGCGGGGATCACCACCGTCTTGTTTCTGGGAACGATCTCGCTGGTCGGCAATCGGGAAAAGCCGGTCCGCCGGGCCAATTGGCCGGCCCTGGTCACGGTTCTTCTGACGGGCGCCATGCTGATCTGGGCGACCCTCGACATGCCGGCCTTCGGCGATCCGGCGGCGCCCATCCATCACCATGTCGCCGACCATTACATCGCCGAAAGCGGCCGCGAAATCGGCATGCCCAATATTGTCACCAGCGTTCTGGCCAGCTACCGCGGCTTTGATACCCTGGGGGAAACCACGGTGATCTTCACCGCCGGCATGGCGGTCGTCGTCCTTCTTGGCGGGGCGCCGCTGCTCGCCCCCTTCCGCCGCAAGCGCAAGGAAGCCCCCCCGCCCAAGACCGCTCCGGGAGGCGAATGA
- the mnhG gene encoding monovalent cation/H(+) antiporter subunit G — MSLVFDLISWLGFTIGGAFLIIGAIGVLRMPDLYTRLHAASLVDTLGAGMMIGAMMVQSGLTLGTVKLALVMVFLALTGPVSSHALAGSALRGGLWPLGCDDRSGLWASRLEQDRP; from the coding sequence ATGAGCCTTGTTTTTGATCTGATCAGCTGGCTGGGCTTTACCATCGGCGGCGCCTTTTTGATCATCGGCGCCATCGGCGTGCTGCGCATGCCCGACCTTTACACCCGCCTGCACGCCGCCAGCTTGGTCGACACCCTGGGGGCGGGCATGATGATCGGCGCCATGATGGTGCAATCGGGTTTGACCCTGGGCACGGTCAAATTGGCTTTGGTAATGGTCTTTCTGGCGCTGACCGGGCCGGTTTCCAGCCATGCCCTGGCCGGATCGGCCCTGCGCGGCGGGTTGTGGCCGCTGGGCTGCGACGACCGCTCGGGGCTATGGGCCAGCCGGCTGGAGCAGGATCGGCCATGA
- a CDS encoding monovalent cation/H+ antiporter complex subunit F — MFIAATLAILVAIALVLVRAFRGPTVYDRILAANMIGTKTVLLIGVLGFLSGRPDFIDIALVYALINFAGLIAIVKFHKFGNLAGPSATTDEGDRRP; from the coding sequence ATGTTCATTGCCGCAACCCTTGCCATTCTGGTCGCCATCGCCCTGGTGCTGGTGCGCGCCTTTCGTGGGCCGACGGTCTATGACCGCATCCTGGCGGCCAATATGATCGGCACCAAGACCGTGCTGTTGATCGGGGTTCTCGGCTTCCTCAGCGGACGGCCCGATTTCATCGACATCGCTCTGGTCTATGCCCTGATCAATTTCGCAGGCCTGATCGCCATCGTGAAATTCCACAAATTCGGCAATCTCGCCGGTCCTTCGGCCACCACGGACGAGGGGGATCGCCGGCCATGA
- a CDS encoding Na+/H+ antiporter subunit E — MKRTVALAASLSLLWLLLSGYWHDPLLLGFGLLSVGAVVALSLRMGIVDAEGVPLRQIPGLITYLPWLAWQVVLSAITVARIVLSPKLSISPTLAAIPAAPKTAIGQVILANSITLTPGTLSLDLDDGAVLVHGLCAAGIDDLMTGEMGRRVAALDGRGAP, encoded by the coding sequence GTGAAAAGGACTGTCGCGCTCGCCGCGAGCCTTTCCCTATTGTGGCTTCTACTTTCCGGCTATTGGCATGATCCGCTCCTTCTGGGGTTTGGTTTGCTTTCGGTTGGGGCTGTTGTCGCTCTTTCATTGCGCATGGGTATTGTTGATGCCGAAGGGGTTCCCCTTCGCCAGATCCCCGGCCTGATCACCTATCTGCCCTGGCTGGCGTGGCAGGTCGTGCTGTCGGCGATAACCGTGGCGCGGATCGTGCTGTCACCCAAGCTGTCTATCAGCCCCACCCTGGCCGCCATTCCCGCCGCGCCGAAAACCGCCATCGGTCAGGTGATCTTGGCCAATTCCATCACCCTGACCCCGGGCACCCTGTCGCTTGATCTCGACGATGGCGCGGTGCTGGTCCACGGGCTCTGCGCCGCCGGCATCGATGATCTGATGACCGGCGAGATGGGGCGCCGGGTCGCCGCCCTTGATGGCCGCGGGGCGCCCTGA
- a CDS encoding ABC transporter substrate-binding protein, with translation MPCLRQAAFPSRVSRGLVIALVCALVHTLAGPIAAARAEDKPAPAKVSVLLDWFINPDHGPLIVAQDLGYFKDAGLEVDLVAPADPNDPPKLVAAGKADIAVGYQPQLVMQVAEGLPLMRFGTLVATPLNCLVVLKDGPIKSVADLKGRKVGFSVGGFEDALLGAMLDNAGVKADEVTLVNVNFSLSPAVISGQVDAVIGPFRNFELNQMDLAGHPGTAFYPEEHGVPLYDELVFVTNIALKGDPRLVAFLDAVERGTHYIVNHPEEAWTLFKAHSPDLDDELNHRAWIDTVARFSMTPGALDERRYARFAGFLQSRGLIKTVPPLASYAIEPGL, from the coding sequence ATGCCTTGCCTTCGCCAAGCGGCCTTCCCTTCGCGGGTTTCTCGCGGTCTCGTCATCGCCCTGGTTTGCGCCCTCGTTCATACCCTCGCCGGCCCGATCGCCGCGGCGCGGGCCGAGGATAAGCCGGCCCCGGCCAAGGTGTCGGTCCTGCTCGACTGGTTCATCAATCCCGACCACGGGCCGCTGATCGTCGCCCAGGACCTGGGCTACTTCAAGGACGCCGGCCTCGAGGTCGATCTGGTGGCCCCGGCCGACCCCAATGATCCGCCCAAGCTGGTCGCCGCCGGCAAGGCCGATATCGCCGTCGGCTATCAGCCGCAATTGGTGATGCAGGTGGCCGAAGGCTTGCCGCTGATGCGCTTTGGCACGCTGGTCGCCACGCCGCTCAACTGCCTTGTCGTGCTCAAGGACGGGCCGATCAAATCCGTGGCCGATCTCAAGGGCCGCAAGGTGGGCTTTTCCGTTGGCGGCTTCGAAGACGCCCTGCTTGGCGCCATGCTCGACAACGCCGGGGTCAAGGCCGACGAGGTGACCCTGGTCAATGTCAATTTCTCGCTGTCGCCGGCGGTGATCTCGGGGCAGGTCGACGCGGTGATCGGCCCCTTCCGCAATTTCGAGCTTAATCAGATGGATCTGGCCGGCCATCCCGGCACCGCCTTCTATCCCGAAGAACATGGGGTGCCGCTTTATGACGAACTGGTGTTCGTCACCAATATCGCCCTCAAAGGCGATCCCCGCCTGGTCGCCTTCCTCGACGCGGTGGAACGGGGCACCCATTACATCGTCAATCACCCCGAAGAGGCCTGGACCCTGTTCAAGGCCCATTCCCCCGATCTTGACGACGAGCTGAACCACCGCGCCTGGATCGATACGGTCGCCCGGTTCTCGATGACCCCGGGCGCCCTGGACGAGCGGCGCTATGCCCGCTTCGCCGGCTTTCTTCAGTCCCGCGGCCTGATCAAGACCGTGCCGCCTTTGGCCTCCTACGCCATCGAACCCGGCCTCTGA
- a CDS encoding ABC transporter permease, whose amino-acid sequence MTARPCRRGLPLRLAGIALSLGALIGLWHLAFVLAGARPYLLPSPWQTAQALIGRWPTILPHAGTTALEIVLGLGLGTLLGALSALTIALSPLMRRMLLPLLVISQAIPVFAIAPLLVLWLGYGLASKVAMATLVIYFPVTTAFLDGLRRTEPGWLDLARTMGASPLSTLLRIRLPAALPALASGLRVATAVAPIGAVVGEWVGSSAGLGYLMLHANARMQIDLMFAALFVLTVFSLGLYALVDRTLRAALPWQRETLDGD is encoded by the coding sequence ATGACCGCCCGTCCCTGCCGCCGCGGCCTGCCCCTGCGCCTCGCCGGCATCGCGCTCAGCCTGGGCGCCCTGATCGGGCTGTGGCATCTGGCCTTCGTTCTGGCCGGCGCCCGCCCCTATCTGCTGCCCTCGCCCTGGCAGACCGCCCAGGCGCTGATCGGGCGTTGGCCGACCATTCTTCCCCATGCCGGAACCACGGCGCTGGAGATCGTGCTGGGGTTGGGGCTGGGAACGCTGCTTGGCGCGCTGTCGGCCCTGACCATCGCCCTGTCGCCGCTGATGCGCCGGATGCTGTTGCCGCTGCTGGTGATCAGTCAGGCGATTCCGGTTTTCGCCATCGCGCCGCTGCTGGTGCTGTGGTTGGGCTATGGTCTGGCCAGCAAGGTGGCGATGGCGACGCTGGTCATCTATTTCCCGGTGACGACGGCGTTTCTTGACGGCCTGCGGCGCACCGAGCCGGGCTGGCTCGATCTGGCGCGCACCATGGGCGCCTCGCCCCTGTCGACCCTGCTGCGCATCCGCCTGCCCGCCGCCCTGCCGGCCCTGGCCTCGGGCCTGCGGGTGGCCACCGCCGTCGCCCCGATCGGCGCCGTGGTTGGCGAATGGGTGGGATCGAGCGCCGGGCTGGGCTATCTGATGCTCCATGCCAATGCCCGCATGCAGATCGATCTGATGTTCGCCGCGCTGTTCGTGCTGACCGTCTTTTCGCTCGGCTTATACGCCCTGGTCGACCGCACGCTGCGCGCCGCCCTGCCCTGGCAACGCGAAACCCTTGATGGCGACTAA